CGACCATCACCTCGACCACATCCGCTTCCACCATCGCACGGCGAATCTCGCCCTCGCTGTTCAGGTTGGACGACATGCTGCCGTTGGCCAGCACCACGCCGGCCTGTCCGCGCGGGCCTAGGTGGTGCAGGATGTGCTGCAACCAAGCGTAGTTGGCGTTGCCCGCGGGCGGGGTGCCATGCACCCAGCGCTTGTCGTCCAGCAGGCGGCCGCCGCCCCAGTCGCTGATATTGAATGGCGGGTTGGCCAGCACGTAGTCGGCTTTCAAGTCGGGGTGCTGGTCGCGGTGGAAGGTGTCGGCCGGCTCTTTGCCGAGGTTGAAGTCCATGCCCCGGATGGCCAAGTTCATGGCCACTAGGCGCCAAGTGGTCGGGTTGGCTTCCTGCCCATAGATGGAGATATCGCCGAACTTGCCACCGTGGCTTTCGATGAACTTCTCGCTCTGTACGAACATGCCGCCCGAGCCGCAGCAGGGGTCGTACACCTTGCCCTTGTGTGGCGCCAACACCTCCACCAGCACCTTCACCACGCTGGCCGGCGTGTAGAACTGGCCGCCCTTCTTGCCTTCGGCGTTGGCGAACTGGCCTAGGAAGTATTCGTACACCTCGCCCAGCAGATCCTTGGCCTGATGCCCCTCGCTGGACGTGAAGCCGATGGTAGAGATGAGGTCGATGAGCTCGCCCAGCTTGCCCGGTTCCAGCTGCGCGCGGCCGAAGCGCTTATCTAGAATGCCCTTTAGGCGCGGGTTGTCGGCCTCGATGGCGTCCAGCGCTCCGTCGATGCGCGTGCCGATATCGGCCTGCTTGGCTTTGGCGCGGATGGTCTCCCAGCGTGCAGGCCCCGGCACCCAGAAGCAGTTGACCATGGTGTAGTAGTCGCGCTCCTCGGTGGCCAAGGCACGGTCGTCGTCGGGAAGGTAGAGATCGTGCGACTCGTCGGCGAACGCGGCATCAAGCTCGGCGCGGCGCTCGTCGAACGCGTCGCTGATGTACTTCAAAAAAATCAGGCCCAAGACAATGTGCTTGTACTCGGCTGCGTCCATCGACGAGCGCAGCTTGTCTGCGGCGGTCCAGAGGGTCTTTTTCAGGTCTTGGTTCATCGCTCTCCCACTCTGTTGCCTGTGCCATCAAGGCCGGGCTATCTTGCTTTTGCCCACCGCGGCGGCCGGTGACGGTGTATGCCCATGTGCGCGGCAGTGCACTAGCGATTTTCGTAGCATAACTGATTGGTGCCGAATCACCGTCTACCCAAGCCGCGTTCATCGGTCGGCGGCAATCCCCCCAAGGGTGCCACCCTAGGCGCGAAACACCCGCGTTGCCTCCGAAAAAAATAGAACGGCGGCCTTGAGCAACACAACGCCACGCCTGAGATCGTGGCGCCAATTGTGTCATTTTCTCAAGCGATAATGGCTGCGTGAACCACGCACCAGAACCGATATCGTTCGAGCTTCCAGCCAAAAAAATCAGCACCCAACGGGCCAGCCGACCCATTGTCGGCGCGGCGGCGGCGCTGTCGATCTCGATTCCCCATGCCATAGGCGTCGGGCTGCTGGCTTTTGCGCCGTTGGCCACCCTGGGCTCGTTTAGTTTTCTCGCTCTGTGGTCGGCAGCTGTGCCTGGGGCCTTGCTCACGCTGCTGGCGCGCAGCAAGGGGGTGGTCTATGGGCCCTCGACGGCCGTGGCGCTGCTCTTTGGCGGCATGTTGGCCTTGGTGATCGATGCCGGCGCAGCGGCGTCCATAACTGCCGCACAGGCGCTGGCGATCACCGGCGTTTTCGCCGCGCTGGGTTTTGTGTTGCAAAGCCTGATTGCTTGGAGTGGCTTGGCCCGCATGGCGCGCTTCATTCCGGTTGCGGTGACGCAAGGTTTTGCGGCCGGGGTGGGCTTGTCGCTCATTTTGGCGCAGATCAAGGGGTTGTACTTCATCAGCGGCGCGCACTGGGGCGCGTTGCTGGGCTGGCACGTAGGGATCGCAATGGCTGTGGTGGCCCTCAGCCATGTGTTGCAGCGTCTGTGGCCGCGTTTTCCCACGCTGCTGATCGCCGTCACCCTAGTCGCCTTGCCGTGGCTGTTCTGGGCCCCCGGAGTCGAGCTGCGCATGGCGGCCGAGCAAGCGGTTTTTATGCTGCCCGTGGTGCCCGACTGGTGGGCTGCGCCGTGGTGGTTGGTGATCGACCGGGTGGGTTTTCAACTTGCATCGCTGGCTTTGTTGATGGCGGTGGTGAACTCGCTCGAGGTGTTGGTCTATCACCAGCATCTGGAGGTTGAGCACGGACAACGCACTGCGCATGGGCCGGTGTTGGGGCGCGAGGGGTGGGTGGGGGTGGGCTGTGCGCTGGTGGGCATGATTCCGGCCTCGACCAGCTTGTCGCGCTCGCTCACCGCACTCTTTTACACGGGCAAACCGAGCCTGCGGGCCGGGCAGTGGCACGCGCTGGCCATGATTGCCGTGGCCGTCAGCGGCTATCTGTGGCTGCCTTGGGTGCCGATGGCGGTTTTGATGGGGGCGCTGCTGATCACCGGTGTGCGCATGATTCCGCCTCCTCTGTGGGGGCTGTTCCAGACCCGCGAGGGCCGTGGGGGGCGCCTGCAGGCTTGGGTGGTGGCCTTGGTGTTCGTGGGCTCCAGCGGTGCCTTGGCGTTGCTGGCGGGTCTGCTGGTGGCCACTTTGGATCTGCTGCGCGCCTCGGGGGAGCACGCCATCCGGCGCATTCATCTGGAAGGCAAACTGCGTTCGCGCCACGTGCGCGGGCCACAGGATGAGGGCTGGCTGGCGCCACGCATGGCCACGGTGGCGGTGTTTGAGCTGCAAGGCATCGTCTCCTTTGGGGTTGCAGCCCAAGTGGTGGAGCAGGTGCGCTCCCATCTGAATGGGCACCGCTGCGTAATATTGGATGCCTCGCGCGCGCCCTCTTGGGACGAAACCGGCTGCCTGCACCTGATCGCCTTGGCGCACGAGTTGCAGAAGCAAAACGTGGCGCTGCTGCTGTGCGGCGTGCACGGTTTGGCGGCGCAACGCATGGCCCGGTTGCACACCTACATCGACCTTGACCACGCCCTCGAATGGGCCGAAGACCAGATTCTGGCCAGCCGCCCTGCAGCGGCAGCTCAGGCGGATTCGGCACAGGCGGATTCGGTGCAGGCGGATTCGGTGCAGGCGGATTCGGTGCAGGCGGCGGCGCTGGGGGAGTTGAGCGACGGGCTCGATCCCGCGCAACAAGCGGCGTTGCGTGCCCTGATGAACAGCCAGCGCTATGCGCCGGGCGCGGTCATCATCCGCCAAGGTGAGCGCGAGCGCACGCTGCTGTGGGTCGCAGCGGGTACGGTGACACTCTCGACCTCTGAAGTACCAGAACAGGGGCTGCGTTTGTCGGTGATCGGGGCCGGGGCGGTGTTTGGCGAAATGGCTTTCCTGAACGGGATCGCCCGCACCGCCTACGCCCACGCCGGTGCCCACGGTGCCGTGCTCAGCAGCTTGTCGTGGGAGCGCTTTCAGCAATGGAGCCGCGACGACCCCGAAGGCGCATTGCTTTTCATCACAGCCCTGGCGCGCATGGGCATCCGGCGCCTGGGGGGAATCTCACAAGAGCTGCGCGCCGCCATGGAGTGATGATGGGGCTTTGGCCCGACCTTGAGGCGGCGCGGCGGCCCCCAGCCATCTCCCGACCGAACAAAAAAACCGTGGGCAGCTCCAGCGGCAGGCGCGGGCGGTGTGGCTTCCAAGCGCCGACACTGGCGCTGTGGATGGCTTGCTGCGGCAAGCCCAAGCCCGCGCACAGCGCCAGCCGCGTCTGGGCTTGCAGGGTGGTCAGCAGGCTGTCGAGCAGCGCTGGGTTGCGGTACGGGGTTTCGATGCAGATTTGCGTCTGGCCGCTGCGCAGGGCCAGTGCCTCGAGCTCGCGGATGCGCTGCACGCGGGCCGTGCTTTCTTGCGGCAGGTAGCCCACAAAGGCAAACCGCTGCCCATTGAGCCCGCTGGCCGCCAGCGCCAGCATCAGCGAAACCGGCCCCACCAGCGGCGCCACGGGCAGGCCCAGCTGGTGCGCGGCGCGCAGCACCGAGGCGCCGGGGTCGGCGATGCCGGGCATGCCGGCTTCGCTCACCAGCCCCACGTCGTGGCCCTGCAAGGCTGGGGCCAGCAGGGCGGTGGCGTTGTGGCCTTGGTGGGGGTCGTGGTCGCCTTTTTTGTGCACCTCGCGCGGCAGCTCGACGATCTGCTGCGCTTGCAGCGGCTGCGACAGCGGCACCACCTGCCCGACGCGCTTGAGGAAGGCGCGCGTGCTTTTGGCGTTTTCGCACACCCAGTGCTCCAGCCGCGCAGCGGTCTGGATGGTGAGCAGGGGCAGGCTGTGCTCGAGCGGCGGGGCTGCCTCTGCCGGGTCGAGGCAGCCAAAGTCGAGCGGGGTCGGCACCAGATACAGGGTGCCCAGCGGCGCGCTGCGGCTCATGGCAACGCCACGCCGGCTTGGCGCAGCAGCTGGGCGGTGCGGATCAGGGGCAGGCCGATCAGGGCGGTGGGGTCGTCGCTTTCGATGCGCTCGAGCAAGGCGATGCCCAGCCCCTCGCTTTTGGCGCTGCCGGCGCAGTCGTAGGGTTGTTCGGCCTGCAGATAGCGCTCGATTTCATCGTCCAGCAGCGGGCGAAATTGCACCCGCACCGGCGCCAAGGCGCTGCCGCTGTAGCCGCTTTCGAGGCACACCAGCGCCACCGCAGTATGAAAGCACACGCTTTGGCCGCTCATGCGGCGCAACTGGTCGCGGGCGCGTTCGTGGTTGCCGGGTTTGCCGAGGGCTTGTGCGTGCAACTCGGCGACTTGGTCCGAGCCCAGCACCAGCGCCTGCGGGTGCCGCTCGGCCACCGCCTGCGCCTTGGCCAGGGCCAGCCGCTGGGCCAGCGCGGCCGGGGCTTCGCCGGGGAGCGGGCTTTCATCGACATCGGGCACCACCACGGCGAAGGGCAGTTGCAAGCGCTGGAGCAACTCGCGCCGGTAGGGCGAGCTCGAACCCAAAATCAAAGGGCGGTTGAGTGCGCTTGCCAAAGCGGCGGCGGGCAGGGCGGGAGAGGGCGAAAAGGGGGAGGAGGGTGCAACGGTCATGCGCCCATTATCTGATCTGCTTGCAGCCTACTTCAGGCTGCCGGCCAAAAACTGCGCCAGGCGTTCGCTTTGGGGTCGGGCCAGCACCTCGCGCGGGTCGCCTTGTTCCTCGATGCGCCCTTGGTGCAGAAAAATCAGGTGGTTAGACACTTCGCGTGCAAAGCCCATCTCGTGCGTCACCACCACCATGGTGCGGTGCTCCACGGCCAGTTGCTGCATCACGCGCAGCACCTCGCTCACCAGTTCCGGGTCCAGCGCGCTGGTGGGCTCGTCGAACAGCATCACTTCGGGCTCGACCGCCAGCGCGCGCGCAATCGCCACCCGCTGCTGCTGGCCGCCGCTCAGGTGCGCCGGGTAACGGTCTTCCACCCCGCTCAGCCCCACGCGCTCTAGGTACAGGCGCGCCGTCTGCACGGCCTGCTCGCGCGGCAGCTTGAGCAGGTGCACCGGCGCCTCGATGATGTTTTGCAGCACCGTCATGTGCGCCCAGAGGTTGAAGCTCTGGAACACCATCGCCAGCCGGGTGCGCAAGCGCTGCAACTGCTGCGCGCTGGCGGCCTCGAGCTCGCCGGTGCGCGTGGGCCGCAGGTGCAGTTCCTCACCGGCCACAATGATGCGCCCTTGGTGCGGCTTTTCCAGCAGGTTGATGCAGCGCAGCAGCGTGCTCTTGCCCGAACCCGAGCTGCCGATGATGCTGATCACGTCGCCGGCGTGCGCCTTGAGCGAGACGCCCTTGAGCACCTCGTGGCTGCCGTAGCGCTTGTGCAAGTCGATGACTTCGAGCTTGGATGGGGTGGGGAGCGACATGGATGCAAAGGAGGGGGGTTAGTGGCTGCGGGGCCGCAAGTGGCCCAGAAAGCGCCATTCCAGCGCCTTGAACACCCCCACCAGCATAAAGGTGATGCACAGGTAAATCGCAGCGGCGAACAGGAAGGCTTCGAAGGGCAGAAAAAAATCGGCGTAGATGCGGCTGGCCGCGGCCGTGAGGTCGATCAAAGCCGGCACCGTGCTGGCCAGACTGGTGCTGTGCAGCATCATCACCACCTCGTTGCCGTAGGCGGGCAGGGTGCGGCGCAAGGCGCTGGGCAGCACGATGCGGCGCTGGATCTGCCAGCGGCTCATGCCCATGGCTTGCGCGGCCTCGAGCTCGCCGGGGGCGGTTTCGCGCATGGCGCCGGCCAGCATTTCGGCGGTGTAGGCGGCGTTGTTCAGGGCCAGCGCCAGCAGGGCACAAAAAAACGCGTCCTTGAACATCGTCCAAGGCCAGACGGCATCCCAGCGCGCCTGTATCCATTCGAGCTGCGCGATGCCGTAGTAGATCAAAAAAATCTGGATCAGCAGCGGCGTGCCGCGGATGCAGTAGGTGTAGGCGCCGGCCAGCCAGCGCAGCGCCGCCACCCGGCTGGTGAGCGCCAGCGCCAGCAGCAGCGACAACGCACCGCCAAAAAACAAGGAGCCGGCCAGCAGCCAGAGCGTGGTGACCAGACCCTCGGCGTACAGCGCCAAGGTCTCGGGCAGCAGCAGCACGTCCCAGTTCACAGGCTGACCTGGGTGCTGCCCAGCGCGTAACGCCGGTTTAGGGCGCGCAGCGCCCACAGCGAAACGGTGGTGTAGGCCAGAAACACCGCCGCCGCCAGCAGCAAAAAGTAGAACGGTTCGCGCGTGGCGGCGCCGGCTTGCATGGCGTGGAAAGTCACGTCATGCAGCCCGATCAGGCTCACCAGCGCCGTGGCCTTGATCAGCACCAGCCAGTTGTTGGTGAAGCCGGGCAGGGCGTAGCGCACCATCTGCGGCAGCGTGATGCGAAAAAAGGTGCGCGCCGGGCTCATGCCAAAAGCCCAAGCGGCCTCGGCTTGGCCCTTGGGGATCGCCAGCATGGCGCCGCGAAAGGTCTCGGTCATGAAGGCGCCGTAAATGAAGCCGAGGGTCAGCACGCCAGCCATAAAGGGGTCGATGTTGACCTCGGCCTCCAGCCCCAAGCGCTCCAACAGCAGGATGAGCCCGATGGTGCCGCCGTAATAGACCAACAGCAGCAAGATCAGCTCGGGCACACCGCGCACCAACGTGGTGTAGGCCCCAGCCAGCGCCACCAGCGGCCGACGCTGCGAGAGTTTGGCCGCCGCCCCGAGCAAACCCAGCGCAATCGCCACCCCCAGCGATGCCAGCGAGACCGTGAGCGTCAGTTGCGCGCCGGACAAAACCGATAAAACGTGACCGTCCACTGCCACAGCAGGGTTAGTCGCCGTAGATGTCGAAATCGAAGTACAGGCGTGCAATCCGGTCGTACACGCCATTGGCGCGAATGGCCCGGATGGCGTTGTTCAGTTCGGTGCGCAGTTCGTCGCGTCCCTTGCGCAGGGCAATGCCCATGCCGTCGCCAAAGTAGCGCCGGTCGCGCAGTTCGGGGCCCACAAAGCCAAAGGCTCGACCTTCGGGGCGGTTCAAAAAGCCGGCCGTGACCTCGACCCGATCGGCCACCGTGCCATCCAAGCGCCCGGCCTGAATGTCGAGATAGACTTGGTTTTGCGCATCGTAGGGCACGATGATGGCACCAGCCGGGCGCAGCTGACTCATGGCGAAGCGCTCTTGGGTGCTGCCCTTGAGCACGCCGATGCGCATGCCGCGCAGCGAAGCGGGCCCAGTGAACGGGGTGCCGGTGCGCACCACGATGCCGCTGGGGGTGCTGTAGTATTTGTCGGTGAAATCGACCACGCGGCGGCGCTCGTCGGTGATCGACATCGAGCTGATGATGACGTCGTACTTGCGCGCCAGCAGGCCCGGGATCATGCCGTCCCACACCTGTTCCACGAACACACAGCGCCGGCGCATTTCGTTGCACAGCGCTTGCGCGATGTGCACGTCAAAGCCGGTGAGCTGGCCCGCCGGGGTTTTGTAGGTGAAGGGTTTGTAGGTGGCATCCACCGCCACCCGCAACACCGGCCAATTTTGGGCTTGGGCAGGCTGGGCGGCCGGGGGTGGGGGGGAGGGAGATACGGCCGGGTTTTGGGCCACGGCAAAACTGGACACAAGCGCCAGCAAGAGCGCAAAGAGTTTGAGCTTCATGAGAAAGAGCTGTCAAAAAATTGTAAGAATTCGTATTATGCCGCCCAGATCGGGCAGGTCTTTGAGCCCACTCCGAAACACCCGCAATTTAGCCCATCCACTGCCAAACTTCCATCAACGTGGCACCGCCAGCGGTGATCAGAAGCGCGAAATAGAGCAACGTGAGACACACGGCGGCATAGCCCAGCAGCAGCGCCAGCCCGTCGCGCTGCATCATGCCGGCCGACAGAAAGATCACCGCCAGCGCCGGCAAGGTGTTGCTGAAGGGGATGAGCCCAAAGGGCATCATCAGCAGCAGGCCGGCGAACACCAGCGCCAAGTTGTTGCACAGAGTGGCCGGGCCATGGCTGCTCAGCCACGGCCAGCGGTGCGGGCGGCTCAGGCGGTCGATGCGGTGCAGCCAGACCGTGGCGCGCTGCAGGCCGGCGCGCAGCGGTGCCGCCGCCAGACGGCGCCTAGCGATGCGCTGCGGCAGCCACGGTTTCCGCTGGAAGGTGCGCGTCAGGCCAATGAGCACGATCGCCAGCCCAAAGGCGGTGCTCACGCCCGGGATCGAGACCGGCACCAGAAAGATCAGCGACAAAAAGATCGTCAAAAGCATCAGGCTGTCGGGGCCCACGGCTTCGACGATGTCGTGCAGGGTCAGGTCTTGTTCGGGCAGGGTCGTGAGCACGCGCTCGATGTGCTCGACCAAGGTGTCGGGCGCATCAAGCGCATCGGCATCAGCAGCGGCGGGCATGCGTTCGTTCGTCATTTAACATAATACACATTATGGAACTTTAGGGGGCTTGGATCCAAGCCGTTCAGCGCCACACCGTGGCCGCGCTCACCCATGCGCCACGATCCGGTATGGCCCCCGATTATTCCGGAATCCGGTCTTGCTCTAGCTCTTGGCGCTTGAGGCCGCGTTTGAGCGCGGCATAAGCCGTCCACAGCAGCAAAGCCGCGCACAGGCCCAGCACGACGGCGCTGATTGGGCGCTCGATGAAGGTGCTTGGGTCGCCGCGCGACAGCAGCATGGCGCGGCGCAAGTTCTCTTCCATCATCGGGCCCAGCACAAAGCCGAGCAGCAAGGGCGCGGGCTCAAAGCGCAGCTTGAGCAAAACGTAGCCCAGCACGCCCAGCACGGCGGTCATGTAGACGTCAAACACGTTGTTGTTGACGCTGTACACGCCCAAGCAGATGAACACCAGAATGGCCGGATACAGCACGTGGTACGGAATGCGCAAAATCGAGACCCAAATGCCTACTAGCGGCAGGTTCAGGATCACGAGCATGATGTTGCCGATGGCAAAGCTCACGATCAGGCCCCAGAACAGCTCGGGCTGGGCGGTCATGAGCATCGGGCCGGGCTGGATGCCGTGGATGATGAGCGCGCCCAGCATCAGGGCCATCACGGCGTCGCCCGGTATGCCCAGCGACAGTGTGGGCACGAAGGCAGTCTGGGCGGCGGCGTTGTTGGCCGATTCGGGTGCGGTCACGCCTTCGATGGCGCCTTTGCCGAAGCGGCTCGGGTCTTTGGCGACTTTCTTTTCCACCGCGTACGACATGAAGGCGGCGATGCTGGGCCCGGTGCCGGGCAAAGCGCCCATGAAGCCGCCGATGCCCGAACCGCGCAACATGGGGCGCACCGATTGGCGCACATCTTCCCGGCTCGGGAGCATGGAGCGCAGAGTGATTTTTTCTTTGACCTCGCCGTCGCGCTTGAGGTTGACCGATGAGATCAGTTCGGCGATGCCAAACAGCGCCATGGCCAGCGCCACCAGGCTGATGGCGTCCATCAGTTCCGGGATTTCGAAATCAAAGCGCGGCACACCCGAATTGACGTCGGTGCCCACGGTGCCCAGCAGCAGGCCAAACAGCACCATGGCCAGCCCTTTGAGGGGCGAACCGGCGGCCAGCGTGGCGGCGGCGATCAGCCCCAGCAGCATGATCGAGAAGTATTCGGCGGCGCCAAACAGCAGCCCGACCTCGGCGATGCCGGGCGCAAACGCCACCAGCGCCACGATGCCCAACATGGAGCCGATGAACGAGGCCACCGTGGTCATGAACAGCGCCACGCCGGCCCTGCCCTGTTTGGCCATGGGGTAGCCGTCGAGACAGGCCACCGCAGACGATGGGGTGCCGGGCAGGTTGAGCAAAATGGATGCGGTCGAGCCGCCGTACTGGGCGCCGTAATAGACGCCGGCCAGCATCACGATCGCGGCCGTGGGCTCGAGGTGAAAGGTGATGGGCAGCAGCAGCGAAATCGCGGCCAAGGCACCGATGCCGGGCAGCACGCCGATGAGCGTACCCAGAAAAACGCCGATGAAGCAGTACAGCAAGATCTCGGGTTGCATCGCTGTCTGCAAACCCAGCAACAGTCCGCTGGCGATATCCATGGTGGAGCCTTAAGTTTTTTATAGTGTTTGTGGAGGGATTGGGGTGCTTTTTTAATGGCTCCAAGGCCAAGTGGGCAGGTTCATGCCCAAGCCCAGAATGAACACCAACCAAGTGACTGCGGCCACACCCAAGGCCGTGAGGATGCGGGTTTTGATGCCCACGGTGGCCAGCGACAGCGGCAGCGTGGCCACCATCACCATCACCATGCTGGTGAAAATCAGCCCCAATGGGCGCAGCAAAAAGGCAAATACCAGCAGCGACAGGGTGACGAAAAACAGGGCCTTGTAATCGAGCCCCAGCGGCCCGGCACGGGGGCGAAACAAGGCCGGCAGCGCGATCAGCAGGCCCATCACGGCCAGCCCGGAGCCGAGCACGATCGGGAAGAACCCCGGCCCCATGCTGCGCAGGCTGCCGAGGTCGAGGTTGATGTAGGCGTAGATGGCGGCAAAGGCGCCGATGGCCAGCATGATCAAGCCGCCTAAAAGGTCGTGTAGGTCTTTGTTGCGCATGGGGTGAGCCTTGGTAGGGTCTGAAGGTATCGGATACTGCCCAGATTGGAACCGCAAAAGGGCCGCCTTGGTTTAAGTAATTGCACGTATCGACTGCAGCCACCGCCGTACGCCTTGCTGCACAAGCGCGGCGATGCGGCAGCGGCAGCTAAGCGGGGTGTGTTTGGGCTGCGTTACCAGGTGCCGCGGCCCTGCTGCGCCCGCACGCTGGCGGCAATCGCTTCGGCCACGTCGGCGCGGCGCGCCAGCATGGCAAAGTCGATGGCGTTGAGGCCTTGCTGGTTGCGCGCCAGCGGTTCGGCGCCCTCGCGCAGCAGCAGCTCGACGACCTCGCGCCGGCCGTAGTGCGCTGCCAGCATCAGCGGCGTGCTGCCGTTGGGCGAGCGCGCGTTGATGAAGGCGTGGTGCTCCAGCAGCAGCTGCGCGATGGGCAGCGCCCGCTCGCCGTCGTGGCTGGCGGCGTAGTGCAGCGGCGTCCAGCCGGGGTGGTTGACTTGGGCGCGGCGCTCGAGCAGGCGCTGCACCAGATCGAGGTGGCCGCGGATGGCGGCGAGCATGAGCGCGGTTTCGCCCGCCGGGTTGCGCGCTTCGAGATTGAGCCCGGGCTGCTCGCTCAGGTGGCGCGCCACGCGCAGCGAATCGGTCTGAATGGCCAGCACCAGCGGCGGCACCAGATCGGGATTGGGTGCGTTGATATCGAAGCCGCGCAGTTGCAGCTCGATAATCGGGCCGACGTCGTCGCGGCTGATGGCCATGAAGAAGCGCTCGAAGGAGCCGGTTTGGGCCATTGCCGGGCCCGACAAAGCAGCGCAAAAAATAGCTAAAACAATTAGTTGTAAAAGCTTTTTCA
This sequence is a window from Serpentinimonas maccroryi. Protein-coding genes within it:
- a CDS encoding tripartite tricarboxylate transporter TctB family protein, which produces MRNKDLHDLLGGLIMLAIGAFAAIYAYINLDLGSLRSMGPGFFPIVLGSGLAVMGLLIALPALFRPRAGPLGLDYKALFFVTLSLLVFAFLLRPLGLIFTSMVMVMVATLPLSLATVGIKTRILTALGVAAVTWLVFILGLGMNLPTWPWSH
- a CDS encoding ankyrin repeat domain-containing protein, which encodes MAQTGSFERFFMAISRDDVGPIIELQLRGFDINAPNPDLVPPLVLAIQTDSLRVARHLSEQPGLNLEARNPAGETALMLAAIRGHLDLVQRLLERRAQVNHPGWTPLHYAASHDGERALPIAQLLLEHHAFINARSPNGSTPLMLAAHYGRREVVELLLREGAEPLARNQQGLNAIDFAMLARRADVAEAIAASVRAQQGRGTW
- a CDS encoding tripartite tricarboxylate transporter permease; amino-acid sequence: MDIASGLLLGLQTAMQPEILLYCFIGVFLGTLIGVLPGIGALAAISLLLPITFHLEPTAAIVMLAGVYYGAQYGGSTASILLNLPGTPSSAVACLDGYPMAKQGRAGVALFMTTVASFIGSMLGIVALVAFAPGIAEVGLLFGAAEYFSIMLLGLIAAATLAAGSPLKGLAMVLFGLLLGTVGTDVNSGVPRFDFEIPELMDAISLVALAMALFGIAELISSVNLKRDGEVKEKITLRSMLPSREDVRQSVRPMLRGSGIGGFMGALPGTGPSIAAFMSYAVEKKVAKDPSRFGKGAIEGVTAPESANNAAAQTAFVPTLSLGIPGDAVMALMLGALIIHGIQPGPMLMTAQPELFWGLIVSFAIGNIMLVILNLPLVGIWVSILRIPYHVLYPAILVFICLGVYSVNNNVFDVYMTAVLGVLGYVLLKLRFEPAPLLLGFVLGPMMEENLRRAMLLSRGDPSTFIERPISAVVLGLCAALLLWTAYAALKRGLKRQELEQDRIPE